In Pyramidobacter porci, the DNA window TGAACGTCGGCTTTTCCGGCGGCGAGAAGAAAAAGTCGGAAATCCTTCAACTGCTCATGCTCAAACCGTCTTTCGCCATCCTTGACGAGACGGACTCGGGGCTCGATGTCGATGCGGTGCACGTCGTTTCCGCCGGCATCCGCGAGTATCAGAAGAACGAAAACGCGGCGCTGATGATCATCACGCACAACGCGCGCATCCTCGAATCGCTGCGCGTCGACGCCGCGCACGTGCTCGTGCAGGGGCGGCTCGTCGCTTCCGGCGGCGCGGAGCTGGTCGGCGAGATCGGCGCGCGCGGTTTCGAAGGCTTTCTCGGCAGGTGAACGCCATGAAAGAAAAGACGTACGTCGAAGACTTGGATCGCAGCCGCTACGACTTCCGCTTCGACGAAAAAAGCGCCTACAAAGTCGAAGAAGGGCTGACGGCGGAAATCGTCGCCCGGATCTCCGCGGAGAAGAACGATCCGGAGTGGATGCGCGAGTTCCGCCTGAACGCGCTGAAAATCTACGGCGAGCTGCCGTGCCCCGACTGGGGGCCGTCGCTCGACGGGCTGAACATGGAAAACATCGTTACCTACGTGCGCCCCGATACGGAGCGTATGCACGCGAACTGGGACGACGTGCCGGCGGACATCAAGGACACGTTCGAGCGTCTCGGCATCCCGCAGGCGGAGCGCAAGTCGCTGGCCGGCGTGGGCGCGCAGTACGATTCCGAGCTGGTCTATCACAACGTCAAAGCCGAGGTGGCATCCCAGGGCGTGGTTTACACCGATCTGGAAAGCGCGCTGCGCGGCCCGTACGCGCGCATGATCGAAGAGCATTTCATGAAGCTGGTGCCGCCGCGCGACCACAAGTTCGCGGCGCTGCACGGCGCGGTCTGGTCGGGCGGCTCGTTCGTTTACGTGCCGCCGCGCGTGAAGGTGGAGATCCCGCTGCAGTCGTATTTCCGCCTCAACGCGCCCGGCGCGGGGCAGTTCGAGCACACGCTGATCATCCTCGGCGAGGGCGCCGATTTGCATTTCATCGAAGGCTGCTCGGCGCCCAAGTACAACGTGGCCAACCTGCACGCCGGCTGCGTGGAGCTGTTCGTGGGCAAAAACGCGCGCTTGCGCTATTCCACGATCGAGAACTGGTCGAAGAACATGTACAACCTCAACACCAAGCGTGCCGTCGTCGAGGAGGGCGGCGTCATGGAATGGGTATCGGGGTCGTTCGGCTCGCACGTCTCGTATCTCTATCCGATGACGATCCTGAACGGAGACGGCGCGCGCGTGGAGTTCACCGGCGTCACCTTCGCCGGGCGCGGGCAGAATCTCGACACGGGCATGAAGGTCGTGCACGTTGCGCCTTCGACCTCGTCGTACGTCTCCACGCGCTCGATCTCCAAAGACGGCGGCGTCAGCACGTTCCGCAGCGCCGTGGTCGTGACCGCCAAGGGGCAACGCGCCAAGTCGTCGGTCTCGTGCCAGTCGCTGATGCTCGACGCGCTCAGCCGCAGCGACACGATTCCCGCCATGGACATCCGCACGCCGGACGCCGACGTCGGCCACGAGGCCAAGATCGGCCGCATCAGCGACGAGTCGGTGTTCTACCTGATGTCGCGCGGCATTCCCGAGGACGAGGCGCGCGCCATGATCGTCAGCGGTTTCGCCGACAACGTCTCCAAGGAGCTGCCGCTGGAATACGCGCTGGAAATGAACAATCTGATCCGCCTGGAAATGAAGGGCAGCATCGGCTAGAGGAGGAAAACTTTCATGGATTCGATGGAGATGAAGGTCAATCGCCTGCCCGCGCCGACGTGGAACTGGCTGCGCATGAACGGGACGGAAACGGCCGCGCGGGTCGGCGGCGAAGGAACGTTCGGCGTCGAGATCCCCGCGGGCGTCACGGGCGAAACGCTGCCCGCGCCGTCGCTGCGCTGCGCGTGCGGCATGGGGCCGGACGTCGGCCGTCTGGCGGAGGAAGCGGCGCTGCCGGTCCGCAAGTATACGGCCGCGGGAAAAACGGAGGAAGCGCTGCGTTTCGGCTTTGATTACGCGGACGGCGCGGCGGCGTTCAATGCCGTGGAGCTGGAGACGGGCGAAGGCGGCGA includes these proteins:
- the sufB gene encoding Fe-S cluster assembly protein SufB codes for the protein MKEKTYVEDLDRSRYDFRFDEKSAYKVEEGLTAEIVARISAEKNDPEWMREFRLNALKIYGELPCPDWGPSLDGLNMENIVTYVRPDTERMHANWDDVPADIKDTFERLGIPQAERKSLAGVGAQYDSELVYHNVKAEVASQGVVYTDLESALRGPYARMIEEHFMKLVPPRDHKFAALHGAVWSGGSFVYVPPRVKVEIPLQSYFRLNAPGAGQFEHTLIILGEGADLHFIEGCSAPKYNVANLHAGCVELFVGKNARLRYSTIENWSKNMYNLNTKRAVVEEGGVMEWVSGSFGSHVSYLYPMTILNGDGARVEFTGVTFAGRGQNLDTGMKVVHVAPSTSSYVSTRSISKDGGVSTFRSAVVVTAKGQRAKSSVSCQSLMLDALSRSDTIPAMDIRTPDADVGHEAKIGRISDESVFYLMSRGIPEDEARAMIVSGFADNVSKELPLEYALEMNNLIRLEMKGSIG